The Scophthalmus maximus strain ysfricsl-2021 chromosome 14, ASM2237912v1, whole genome shotgun sequence region ACCAATGTTTTCCAACTGGTTTAAATTGttccatgtttagttactctCCGTGTTTGGACTAGGAAGGAACAGCCTGTTCACCACAACAGGGTTTATACATTTCAGATCAGTTCTCTACTCCTAAATCTTTTGGCCTCTTTgttataatgtgtgtgtgtgtgtgtgtgtgtgtgtgtgtgtatttggaaGTTACTTGGCTAGATGCGttcttcaaattaaaacagtaCTTGGGCCGGGAGTAAGGATGTTTATcaagtatgtgtgtgggtgtgtctgtcaGGGGGAAATGGAAAATTATTGATTCTATACAGCCAGGGAGTGtataataaaaaacactttaaataacttttttccAAATATACTGTGAATTCGCAAAGAATAGGAACAATCTGAAGTTTATATTGAACAGAAAATTATCCTCCATCATATACTGATGAGTGACATCAAGTCAGAAAAAAGTGTAATGTGTAGTtcaaaaatgccttttttcaTACCTATAGGACTATAGACACCACCTAAGGCTTATGTAGATTGTATATATAAGGGTGtctaaaatgttttcacatcttTATGACCTGTATCCTTCTACACAAAGGAACTTCATTGTGTTCTTTCCCTTTTATAGAAATTCTAACTTTGAATATGAGGAATGCAAACCATGAGTTCCTTTGACAACTTGGTTGATCATAATCTTGTTGTGAAGCAACCTGTTCATACACCTCCATCAGCTGGCTGTGTGACAAACGTATCATCATTATTGAATATCTTTATCTCTAGCTTCATTTTTCACCGGAGATCTAAtttccctttccttgtgtttgtcTCAGCAAAGCAGAAATGGGTGCCCTGCCAGGGAAAGACAAGTTCACCACAGGTACAGCGCGCCTTTCACTTCGTAACACATATTATGAAACCAATCTCCTCTTGCTTCTGTCATGTCATAGCCTGTCTTAAAatgatcacacaaatatttacacGATAAGGGTGACCTGAATGCCTCACAGCTTCAACCATTGCCATGTTAAttgatgtcaaaatgtcttttaattGTTATCATTAGATTTGCATTACTACAAAATCTCAGAAAgcatatgaataaaaaacagtgATCTAATATTATTAATTGCTCCCTAaaatcagtatcataatttgTTTTACTCTCTAAAATCagtatcagatttttttactgGTATCAGAAATCCATATTGGTCAGACTGATTTTAATCATCCCTAAACAGTCACAGAGTGTGCttatatgacaaagaaatgtcaaaatgagGACTTACAGTGCGTTTCACCGGACGCGATGCAAATTTTCACGTTGCTTTGCTCGCCcgagtttggtcgcaagcaaacatttggtCATTTGCGCAAAAATTTCCCAGTTCattcttccactttctccgacaaaccccatctgtacaaacacacacacacacaggtaaacatgaactgttgaataaaaaaaaaggcagacaggaatgcatatggcaaagctacacaaagtggttgtgctaactggggctaactagttagctagcgtccaacttcctcgttcatTTTCTGCCAAACCCTCTCCTGCTTGACCCTGTCACAGagtgacagtagtgatcctTCATTCCTGATACAATGATAGGCCATCTGACgacagtgacagaggaggatCGCAACGCTATTTGGCTATTGGGTCATTGTGTCACCcaattttcaattatttcaaaaatTTCAACTGAAGTGACTGAAGTTGCGCTACTCGCGCCATTCGCCTCAATTTATGTCTAGtcacgtctttgcattgactttgtatgtaatctactcgcgtaaataatttgcgtcgcgtccggtgtgaacgcaccattagacaTGTCACCAGGATACACTGTGCATTATTTTACAAAGATATTATCTTTGCAAGGTAAGGTgacattaaagggcccatattatgctccaggcaccttttcagcctgcctccacgtatatttggttatctggggtgtctgccagcccacggagaatggaaagaaaacaatgagtcgttgattcgtggtttgggttggccgtgcagacggtctgtaaacgagccattcacagaccgggcgtcaagtgacgtaagttgactcctgctactggggcgaccacgcccccaacctgagcagcacctccccccttgaagtgcggaaaaacagatcgcctctacgccatcattttctccccacaagcaaacgacgaccgcgggcatggccaagctagacgGCTACtggccggcggagctcgcggctacccGGCCGCTtccgggatgtcgttaacgttctatcgcccagcccctcgtgctctgtgtgtaattatggagaacgtgttcgctgtgcctcccgggtctctacgtcgtgtttgtgccttgtcacgtgcgactgttgtcatggcagcgcaacgccgtagttgcgcagcagacccggggaggagcgaggcggagctttgcggaacacgaagggaggggggcgaggagtgagcaggaaagcgctggaatcgaccgtagtctcacagggctgtttatacagaaagaggagggtgctgtgtggcttgatccttgaggtgttttgacatggaatggcaaagacatgtagtgcacacacctgaaaaccaatgtaacttgtgtaaaagggggcataatatgggccctttaaaagtGTTAGTTTTTAGTTGGAAGTGACAATAGAGTCCCTGCGTCTGTTAGCAAATGGTGCATCAGCtcttacaggtgtgtgtgtgtttgtgtgtgtgtttgtgtgtgtgtttgtgtgtgtagaccCAAATGCCGACCAACAGAAAGGGGCACAGTGCTGTGGTGCTTGGCTCTGTCATGCTGGTGTATGGAGGTTTCGTGGACATAAAGGGTTCCTCACAGGAATTTTGGAGTTTGGATTTCGGTGAGtttgaaattgctttttttcttctgatgtgTGTACTAACGCTTGTTATAAGCTACACCTGCATCTACACACTATTTTTAAACTTGTTGATGTTTCAACTAAATTCTCCATCTGCTGAATTTTGAGAATATGTAAAGTTTTGAAGCACTTCTACTGATGACTACAGGGCAAGGGTTGAGGGTATGTTGCACACAATGTAAAGAATAAGTAGGGGCTGACCACACCACAGCTGTCCACTCGCAGCATGTCAGAAATATAGACAGCTGGGTGATAAAATGATGTGAAGCATGATTCCATTAATTATAGATActtctgtgtgtttatatttgggGCAGATACCATGGCTTGGTCCCTACTGAGTGACTGTCAGCAGGGCTCATTAGGCCCGGGCCCGAGACACAGCCACTCGGCCGCGGCCCACCAGGATTGCATGTACTTGTTCGGGGGCTTGAAAGGCTTGCGGGAGCAGCGAGACTTCTGGAAGTGGAACTGCAGCAGCCACAAGTGGAGTTCCCTCAGAACCAAGTgagtagtttttaaaaaaaatgcctcttTGTCTTTGATAGGCTGAATGGTGACAACAGTAGCTGCATTAAATGCCCAATTGAcaaacccaccatgacgtcacctaTCGCAGTgttcccctaccattgaattgggtgGGCGCGCCGCCCCTCCAACGGgaacccccgccccccactgAGAAGTCcaataattattttacatataatgccatcagaagtcatttaaggtcactttccttatacgccttattcctcattcctgtataaaagattatGGATGAAATTTAacctgattcccccccccccccccccccccccccccccccccgatgttgcagcattttcatttcttaattttAGAAATTTACTCTGATTTCAAACATTATTCATTGATTCCAACTTGGGGAGAAAAACTAGAGTGCAGCATTAATGAGATGAATCTGCCTGATGTAAGTTCTCTCTTgaagtataatatatatagcaTATATTTAGTGTATAATTCAAGGATTTCCAGCCATTCTCTGTCACAGCTGGGGATTAGGTTccatctaaaaaaagaaaagagaccaGTACACGCAGTCAACTTAGTGATGTGTGTTCCTTCCTGCTGACACCACCTGTGATTCTTATTCTCAGGTCCGGTCCCTCCAGACTGATGGGCCACTCAGCTGTGGCCTACAAGGATAGCATGCTGCTTTTCGGGGGTGGCGAGAGCCAGAATTCGCCAAAGAACTGCCTGTGGAGGTACAACTTCAACAATCAGACCTGGGGGCAGGTGGCCACACTCCCAGGCTCTAGCCCCCCGGACAAGATTCACCACTGCTGCACTGGGCTGGGTCCAAGCTACAAGTCGGACACCAGCAGCCCCTCCTCCAACTCAGGACGCCAACCCAGGCTACTGGAGGACAAGGCCTTCAGACCCTTCAAGAACAAGTGTTTCCCTGCACCTCTCACGTTTCTAGGATCAGAGGGCGACATCGAGCTGGAGACGTTCAGCCTGGACAAGTGCTACGGTagcaaaacactcacacagctGGAGAAAAGCAAAGAGGGCTCGACGGGGAAAGAGGAGCCGCAGGTCAGATACTGTTTGACCTTTGAGAACAAAGCTTTCAGCAAACAGTGGAGCTGCACAGAGGAGGACTTGCTCAATGAGGACGATAGTGACATAGTTCAGCACCTGCCCGATCTGCTGCTGGTGCTTGGAGGAAGACCTTGCACCAGTCTTGGCCCCATGTCCATATGGCAAATGACTCTCACTGACTCAGAACAGCCAGTGAAGAACAAACTGACTTTTTTCACGTGACAAGTGTGAAAACAACAGTGTTATGTCATTTTTAAGTTGATCTTACATATTTAAAGGGTTTACCAACATTCTGTATATAAGGAAATAACTTCACATACAAAATAGTTTATACCAATGACTGTACAGAAAGACGGACAACGCATCTCCACAGTAAAGCACGTGGTCGTCCAAGAAGTTTCTTCACTTCATAGTTATTGCTCACGTGGTCAGAgggtggctgtggctcgggAGGTAGAGACGCCCGAGGGctggtggttcgatccctgcttcctcAGTTAGCACTCCAATGTGTCCTTGAGTCCTcttaattgcctctgatggctcttctgGGCAGTGTATcagtctgtgtgaatgtgacatgcATGTCACATGAatgctgcatgaatgtgtgtgaatgggtgaattaGACTTCTCCTGCGCTGTGAGTGGGGGGGTTCACAGTAACCAGCCATTAGAGtgcgatcaagatgttttggcttcacttttgttgtttttaatatgttgtCAGGAAATGTATATGCATTAATagtaagtaataataataagttcTGAGCATGGTGCGCTGAATATCAACATCGGGATCACCAGTCCTTACCCTATTCCTACTTG contains the following coding sequences:
- the si:dkey-3d4.3 gene encoding kelch domain-containing protein 3; its protein translation is MPAMSQSSPSLWTQLPQGSRSPCDRYKHACCSYDGHVYVLGGRDTSCLRDLWRYSVVCNEWTELNCTGEAAPEELEEHSMVAHEGFLYVFGGMLDSAYTKCRCALWVFDIAKQKWVPCQGKTSSPQTQMPTNRKGHSAVVLGSVMLVYGGFVDIKGSSQEFWSLDFDTMAWSLLSDCQQGSLGPGPRHSHSAAAHQDCMYLFGGLKGLREQRDFWKWNCSSHKWSSLRTKSGPSRLMGHSAVAYKDSMLLFGGGESQNSPKNCLWRYNFNNQTWGQVATLPGSSPPDKIHHCCTGLGPSYKSDTSSPSSNSGRQPRLLEDKAFRPFKNKCFPAPLTFLGSEGDIELETFSLDKCYGSKTLTQLEKSKEGSTGKEEPQVRYCLTFENKAFSKQWSCTEEDLLNEDDSDIVQHLPDLLLVLGGRPCTSLGPMSIWQMTLTDSEQPVKNKLTFFT